In Cololabis saira isolate AMF1-May2022 chromosome 1, fColSai1.1, whole genome shotgun sequence, the following proteins share a genomic window:
- the LOC133443666 gene encoding tubulin beta-4B chain-like, which produces MREIVHLQAGQCGNQIGAKFWEVISDEHGIDPTGSYHGDSDLQLDRINVYYNEASGGKYVPRAILVDLEPGTMDSVRSGPFGQIFRPDNFVFGQSGAGNNWAKGHYTEGAELVDSVMDVVRKEAESCDCLQGFQLTHSLGGGTGSGMGTLLISKIREEYPDRIMNTFSVVPSPKVSDTVVEPYNATLSVHQLVENTDETYCIDNEALYDICFRTLKLTTPTYGDLNHLVSATMSGVTTCLRFPGQLNADLRKLAVNMVPFPRLHFFMPGFAPLTSRGSQQYRALSVPELTQQMFDAKNMMAACDPRHGRYLTVAAVFRGRMSMKEVDEQMLNVQNKNSSYFVEWIPNNVKTAVCDIPPRGLKMAATFIGNSTAIQELFKRISEQFTAMFRRKAFLHWYTGEGMDEMEFTEAESNMNDLVSEYQQYQDATAEEGEFEEEGEEEVA; this is translated from the exons ATGCGTGAGATCGTGCACCTGCAGGCCGGCCAGTGCGGGAACCAGATTGGagcaaag TTCTGGGAGGTGATCAGTGACGAGCATGGCATCGATCCAACAGGCAGCTACCACGGTGACAGCGATCTGCAGCTGGACAGAATCAATGTCTACTATAATGAGGCTTCAG GTGGAAAGTACGTGCCAAGGGCCATCTTAGTGGATCTGGAGCCAGGAACCATGGACTCAGTTCGCTCCGGCCCCTTCGGACAGATCTTCAGACCAGACAATTTTGTCTTTG GTCAAAGCGGTGCGGGTAACAACTGGGCAAAGGGCCACTACACAGAGGGAGCCGAGTTGGTGGATTCGGTCATGGATGTAGTGAGGAAGGAAGCTGAAAGCTGTGACTGCCTTCAGGGTTTCCAGCTCACACACTCCCTGGGCGGTGGTACCGGCTCTGGAATGGGCACTCTGCTTATCAGCAAAATCCGGGAGGAGTACCCCGATCGTATCATGAACACCTTCAGTGTGGTGCCCTCTCCTAAG GTGTCAGACACAGTTGTGGAGCCCTACAACGCCACTCTCTCCGTCCACCAGCTGGTTGAGAACACAGATGAAACCTACTGCATAGACAACGAGGCCCTGTATGACATCTGCTTCCGCACTCTCAAACTCACCACACCAACTTATGGAGACCTCAACCACCTGGTCTCTGCCACCATGAGCGGGGTGACAACGTGCCTGCGCTTCCCCGGCCAGCTTAACGCTGACCTCCGGAAGCTGGCCGTCAACATGGTCCCCTTCCCTCGCCTGCACTTTTTCATGCCTGGCTTTGCCCCGCTCACCAGCAGAGGCAGCCAGCAGTACAGGGCTCTGTCTGTGCCCGAACTCACTCAGCAGATGTTCGATGCCAAGAACATGATGGCAGCCTGCGACCCGCGCCACGGCCGCTACCTGACCGTGGCCGCTGTGTTCCGCGGCCGCATGTCCATGAAGGAGGTGGATGAGCAGATGCTGAACGTGCAGAACAAGAACAGCAGTTACTTCGTCGAATGGATTCCCAACAATGTGAAGACGGCCGTGTGCGACATCCCGCCCCGTGGCCtcaaaatggccgccacgttcatcggcaacagcacagcaattCAGGAGCTCTTCAAGCGCATCTCTGAACAGTTTACCGCCATGTTCCGCCGCAAGGCCTTCCTCCACTGGTACACCGGGGAGGGAATGGATGAGATGGAGTTCACTGAGGCAGAGAGCAACATGAACGACTTGGTGTCCGAGTACCAGCAGTACCAGGACGCCACAGCCGAGGAGGGAGAGTTTGAGGAGGAAGGCGAGGAGGAGGTGGCCTAA